The following proteins come from a genomic window of Leishmania donovani BPK282A1 complete genome, chromosome 4:
- a CDS encoding adenylosuccinate lyase, putative, whose translation MSLPSAEEAAAPAVTTTAHKAPAEISQDSPLYSLSPLDGRYKRDTTPLRAYFSEYALFKYRVQVEVLYFEALCKEVPAITQLRGVTDAQLGELRATTFENFAVDDAKIIKGIEAVTNHDIKAVEYYLKDKMSACGLEAEKEFIHFGLTSQDINNTSIPMLLRDALHHHYIPTLDQLIALLKSKLPEWDVPMLARTHGQPASPTNLAKEFMVWIERLEEQRTMLLSIPNTGKFGGATGNFNAHLCAYPGVNWLDFGELFLSKYLGLRRQRYTTQIEHYDNLAAICDACARLHTILMDLAKDVWQYISLGYFDQKVRAGEVGSSAMPHKVNPIDFENAEGNLGMSNAVLGFLSAKLPISRLQRDLTDSTVLRNLGVPLSHALIAFASLRRGIDKLLLNKDVIASDLEGNWAVVAEGIQTVLRREGYPKPYEALKDLTRGNAHVTEETVHRFVQQLEGITEEVRQELLAITPFTYVGYTAHP comes from the coding sequence ATGTCACTGCCTTCGgcagaagaggcggcggcgccggccgtGACCACGACGGCACACAAAGCCCCTGCGGAGATCAGTCAAGACAGCCCCCTCtactcgctctctcccctcgATGGTCGCTACAAGCGTGACACGACCCCGCTGCGCGCCTACTTCTCCGAGTACGCGTTATTCAAGTATCGCGTgcaggtggaggtgctgtACTTCGAAGCGCTGTGCAAGGAGGTGCCGGCGATCACGCAGCTTCGCGGCGTCACCGATGCGCAGCTGGGGGAGCTGCGGGCGACCACTTTCGAGAACTTCGCAGTCGACGATGCAAAAATAATAAAGGGCATTGAGGCGGTCACGAACCACGACATCAAGGCCGTCGAGTACTACCTGAAGGACAAGATGTCCGCCTGCGGCCTCGAGGCCGAAAAGGAGTTCATCCACTTTGGGCTAACGTCGCAGGACATCAACAACACCTCGATTCCGATGCTCCTGCGCGACGCTCTGCACCACCACTACATTCCAACGCTGGATCAGCTGATCGCGCTTCTCAAGAGCAAGCTGCCTGAATGGGATGTCCCGATGCTGGCGCGGACGCACGGCCAACCGGCGAGCCCGACGAACCTGGCGAAAGAGTTCATGGTATGGATTGAGCGGCTGGAAGAGCAGCGGACGATGCTGCTGAGCATCCCAAACACAGGCAAGTTCGGCGGCGCTACCGGCAACTTCAACGCGCACCTCTGTGCGTACCCTGGCGTGAACTGGCTGGACTTTGGGGAGCTCTTCCTGAGCAAGTACCTTGGCCTCCGCCGTCAGCGCTACACAACTCAGATCGAGCACTACGACAATCTCGCCGCCATCTgcgatgcgtgcgcgcggctgcacacGATCTTGATGGACCTGGCCAAGGACGTGTGGCAGTACATCTCACTCGGCTACTTTGATCAGAAGGTGAGGGCGGGCGaggtcggcagcagcgcgatgcCGCATAAGGTGAACCCGATCGACTTCGAGAACGCTGAGGGCAACCTGGGCATGAGCAACGCCGTCCTCGGCTTCCTTTCAGCGAAGTTGCCCATCTCCCGTCTGCAGCGCGACCTCACAGACAGCACGGTGCTGCGCAACCTCGGAGTTCCGCTTAGCCACGCCCTCATCGCGTTTGCCTCcctgcgccgcggcatcgaCAAGCTCCTTCTCAACAAGGACGTCATCGCCTCGGACCTAGAGGGCAACTGGGCTGTGGTCGCGGAGGGCATCCAGACCGTGCTGCGCCGGGAGGGCTACCCGAAGCCGTACGAGGCACTCAAGGACCTGACGCGCGGCAACGCGCATGTTacggaggagacggtgcaCCGCTTCGTCCAGCAGCTCGAGGGCATCacagaggaggtgcggcaggaGCTGCTCGCCATCACGCCTTTCACGTACGTGGGCTACACGGCGCATCCCTGA